One part of the Thermodesulfovibrio sp. 3462-1 genome encodes these proteins:
- a CDS encoding thiamine pyrophosphate-dependent dehydrogenase E1 component subunit alpha: protein MKYSKKFLLDLYETMLKIRIAEESLVEPILEGIIKTPCHLYSGEEAIAVGICAALKKEDYIFGNHRSHGHYIAKGGSLNEMIAEIYCKETGCSRGRGGSMHLICPEVGLLGAAPIVAGTISLAVGSALASKIKGEDRVTVSFFGDGAAGEGVLHECLNFAALKKLPIIFVCENNLYSTHMPIRECRVNPYIYRLAIPFEIKSFRIDGNNVLKVYETAKKAVELCRSKNGPVFIECITYRLRGHVGPDDNIQGVHTDIRSKEEVEKWRKRDPIVRFERFLIKNKIITNKEIEEIKRKIEEEVKKAHIFSNNSPNPKKEEVNKYVFKE from the coding sequence ATGAAATATTCTAAAAAATTTTTATTGGATTTATACGAAACTATGCTAAAAATAAGAATTGCTGAGGAGAGCCTTGTTGAGCCAATCTTAGAAGGCATAATAAAAACACCGTGTCATCTTTATTCTGGTGAGGAAGCAATAGCTGTAGGTATATGTGCAGCCCTTAAAAAGGAAGACTACATTTTTGGAAATCATAGATCACATGGTCATTACATTGCAAAAGGTGGTAGCCTAAATGAAATGATTGCTGAAATATATTGTAAAGAGACAGGATGTTCAAGAGGTAGAGGAGGTTCAATGCATCTTATTTGTCCTGAAGTTGGACTTCTTGGAGCTGCACCAATTGTTGCTGGAACTATTTCTCTGGCAGTAGGTTCTGCTTTAGCCTCTAAAATAAAAGGAGAAGATAGAGTAACAGTAAGCTTTTTTGGTGATGGTGCAGCAGGAGAGGGAGTTTTACATGAATGTCTAAATTTTGCAGCCCTAAAAAAACTACCTATCATTTTTGTTTGTGAAAATAATCTCTATTCCACTCATATGCCAATTAGAGAATGTAGGGTTAATCCATATATTTATAGACTTGCTATACCATTTGAAATTAAAAGCTTTAGAATTGATGGGAATAATGTTTTAAAAGTTTATGAAACTGCTAAAAAAGCAGTTGAATTATGCAGGTCTAAAAATGGGCCTGTATTTATAGAATGCATTACTTATAGACTTAGAGGTCATGTAGGCCCTGATGATAATATTCAGGGAGTTCATACAGATATCAGATCAAAAGAAGAAGTTGAAAAATGGAGGAAAAGAGATCCAATTGTAAGATTTGAGAGATTTCTTATTAAGAATAAAATAATCACAAATAAAGAGATAGAAGAAATAAAAAGAAAGATAGAGGAAGAAGTAAAAAAGGCTCATATTTTTTCTAATAATAGCCCGAATCCAAAAAAAGAAGAGGTGAATAAATATGTCTTCAAAGAATAG
- a CDS encoding pyruvate dehydrogenase complex E1 component subunit beta, with protein sequence MSSKNRKLQYSLAINESLHQLMESDESVFIIGQGVKSPWYVGNTCRGLLEKFGSERVIDTPVSENAVTGAAVGAAIAGMKPIVVHPRMDFMLFAMDPIINQAANWHYMFGGKLNVPVVIWGIINRGGEQAAQHSQALHNFFVHVPGLKVVMPSTPYDAKGLMISAVQDPNPVVYIDDRWLYRIEGVVPENTYSVPIGKGVIRKTGKDITIISISYMVLESLKAADHLGREHNIDAEVIDLRSLKPYDTEIILQSIKKTGKVVIADVGWKTGGFSAEILAFISENLFDYLHSPPRRVALPDAPAPANRVLEEAYYPNYRDIMEAVMKVMKK encoded by the coding sequence ATGTCTTCAAAGAATAGAAAACTTCAGTATAGTTTGGCAATAAATGAATCTCTTCATCAATTGATGGAATCAGATGAGTCTGTTTTTATTATAGGACAGGGAGTTAAAAGCCCTTGGTATGTTGGGAATACTTGTAGAGGTCTTCTTGAGAAGTTCGGTTCTGAGAGAGTTATAGATACACCTGTATCTGAAAATGCTGTAACCGGAGCAGCTGTTGGTGCGGCTATCGCAGGAATGAAACCAATTGTTGTGCATCCAAGAATGGACTTTATGCTTTTTGCCATGGATCCAATTATTAACCAGGCAGCAAATTGGCATTATATGTTTGGAGGTAAATTAAATGTTCCTGTGGTAATATGGGGAATAATAAATAGAGGCGGTGAACAGGCAGCACAGCATTCTCAGGCTCTTCATAATTTTTTTGTCCATGTTCCAGGCTTAAAAGTTGTGATGCCCTCAACCCCATATGATGCAAAAGGATTGATGATTTCAGCGGTTCAGGATCCAAATCCTGTTGTCTATATAGACGATAGATGGCTTTACAGAATTGAAGGTGTGGTTCCAGAAAATACGTATTCTGTTCCAATAGGTAAAGGAGTTATAAGAAAAACTGGCAAAGACATAACCATTATTAGTATTTCTTATATGGTTTTAGAATCATTAAAAGCAGCAGATCATTTAGGAAGAGAACACAACATAGATGCAGAAGTGATAGATTTGAGAAGTCTTAAACCATATGATACTGAAATAATTTTACAATCTATAAAAAAAACAGGAAAAGTTGTTATAGCAGATGTAGGTTGGAAGACAGGAGGTTTTTCGGCAGAAATATTAGCATTTATATCGGAGAATCTTTTTGATTATCTTCATTCACCACCAAGAAGAGTCGCTTTACCAGATGCTCCTGCACCAGCAAATAGAGTTTTAGAAGAAGCTTATTATCCAAATTACAGAGATATTATGGAAGCAGTAATGAAAGTTATGAAAAAGTAA
- a CDS encoding nucleoside-diphosphate sugar epimerase/dehydratase has protein sequence MDGIKNFLKNLLKPTSFKRTVFFLVSDILIAIFSLYFAFLIRFDFSLPPQYVRLFVIAFPFFIFIKIALFYIFNLYKISWRYVSLLELLKIGNSTLIATLVLVSSVFALRNYTPFSKILPLKFYRAFSSIPISVVFIDSLLFFIATSTLRISKRFYLEIIKGRQIKKGLRTIIVGAGNVGEMVLRDIKRQNYTEFYPIGFLDDDKRKIGAYIHNIKVLDSIENLEKIVKDYNVEAIIISINSLSHKKLTKIYIEAKNCGVKTIKIIPKIYDFEKPEITLKKLEDIKIEDLLARQAVRTDFKKVESFLKGKRILTTGAGGSIGSEIVMHALQFNPSELILLDIDETELFNMEVKISKIPYSGKLHFIVGDIRDFEKMNKVFERFKPDIVFHAAAYKHVPMMEYNPDEAVKVNIFGTYNLAKLSTQYNVERFVLISTDKAVKPKSVMGATKRVAEYICKAFNDSCKTEFISVRFGNVIGSRGSVLPVWLEQLKQGGPLTVTHPDMKRYFMTIPEAVSLVLLASAVGKGGEIMVLDMGEPVRIIDLAETFIRIHGLEPYKDIDIKFTGIRPGENLFEDILTAEEGTIATKYEKIFIAKENKNLSINEIENFLDNIGKIMINGNSDLLIKKILQDFCKKITS, from the coding sequence ATGGACGGAATAAAAAACTTTCTTAAAAATCTTTTAAAACCAACATCTTTTAAACGAACAGTTTTCTTTTTAGTATCAGATATTTTAATTGCCATATTTTCTCTTTATTTTGCCTTCTTAATTCGTTTTGATTTTAGTCTTCCACCCCAGTATGTTAGATTGTTTGTAATAGCTTTCCCATTTTTTATTTTCATTAAGATTGCTCTTTTTTATATTTTTAATCTTTACAAAATCTCATGGAGGTATGTTTCTCTCTTAGAGCTTTTAAAAATTGGCAATTCTACATTAATTGCTACACTTGTTTTAGTATCCAGTGTTTTTGCTTTAAGAAATTATACCCCTTTTTCAAAAATCCTACCATTAAAGTTTTACAGGGCTTTTTCATCTATTCCAATAAGTGTAGTTTTTATTGATAGCTTGCTTTTCTTTATTGCTACTTCTACTTTGAGAATATCAAAAAGATTTTATCTTGAAATAATCAAAGGAAGGCAAATTAAAAAAGGGTTAAGGACAATAATAGTTGGTGCTGGAAATGTTGGGGAGATGGTTTTAAGAGATATAAAAAGACAAAATTACACTGAGTTTTATCCAATTGGTTTCTTAGACGACGATAAAAGAAAAATCGGAGCGTATATCCATAATATTAAAGTTCTGGATAGCATTGAAAATCTTGAAAAGATTGTCAAAGATTACAATGTAGAAGCTATTATAATATCAATCAATTCACTTAGTCATAAAAAACTTACAAAGATTTATATTGAAGCGAAAAACTGCGGGGTAAAGACAATTAAAATAATACCCAAAATATACGATTTTGAGAAACCTGAAATCACTCTAAAAAAGCTTGAAGATATAAAGATTGAAGACCTTTTAGCAAGGCAGGCTGTTAGAACAGATTTTAAAAAGGTTGAATCTTTTCTTAAGGGAAAAAGAATTCTTACCACAGGAGCAGGAGGGTCAATCGGAAGTGAAATTGTTATGCACGCACTACAGTTCAACCCCTCAGAGCTTATTCTTCTTGACATTGATGAGACAGAACTATTCAATATGGAAGTAAAAATAAGTAAAATTCCTTACAGCGGAAAATTACATTTTATTGTTGGAGATATAAGGGATTTTGAAAAAATGAACAAAGTTTTTGAGAGATTTAAACCTGATATAGTTTTTCATGCAGCAGCCTATAAACATGTGCCAATGATGGAGTATAATCCTGATGAAGCAGTTAAAGTTAACATCTTTGGAACTTATAATTTAGCAAAGCTATCTACACAGTACAATGTAGAAAGATTTGTCCTTATTTCTACAGATAAAGCAGTAAAACCGAAAAGTGTTATGGGAGCAACAAAAAGAGTGGCTGAATACATATGTAAGGCATTTAATGATTCCTGTAAAACAGAATTTATCTCTGTAAGATTTGGCAATGTTATTGGTAGCAGAGGGAGTGTTTTACCAGTGTGGTTAGAACAATTAAAACAGGGTGGTCCACTTACAGTAACTCATCCAGATATGAAAAGATACTTTATGACTATCCCTGAGGCTGTTTCATTAGTTCTCTTAGCTTCAGCAGTAGGCAAGGGTGGAGAAATTATGGTTCTTGATATGGGAGAACCAGTGAGGATAATTGATCTTGCTGAAACTTTTATAAGAATTCATGGCTTAGAGCCTTATAAAGATATTGATATAAAATTCACAGGAATAAGACCAGGTGAAAATCTTTTTGAGGATATTTTGACTGCAGAAGAAGGTACTATAGCAACAAAGTATGAAAAAATCTTCATTGCAAAAGAAAATAAAAATTTGTCCATTAATGAAATTGAAAATTTTTTAGATAATATAGGAAAAATAATGATTAATGGTAACTCAGATCTCCTGATAAAAAAGATTTTACAAGATTTTTGTAAGAAAATAACTAGTTAG
- a CDS encoding IS3 family transposase, which yields MRGKYLLRDNELVEKIKTGHPFWGYRRVTAWLRHREGLKVNHKRVQGIMKKHGLLTPRQFIRQRGVLRGANPGLKDRSSIGE from the coding sequence ATGAGAGGGAAGTATCTCTTAAGGGATAACGAGCTTGTCGAAAAGATAAAGACAGGGCATCCCTTTTGGGGATACAGGAGAGTGACTGCCTGGCTAAGGCATAGAGAAGGCTTAAAGGTGAATCACAAGAGGGTTCAGGGGATCATGAAGAAACATGGGCTACTTACACCGAGACAGTTCATAAGGCAAAGAGGAGTTCTCAGAGGAGCAAACCCAGGGCTGAAAGACCGAAGCAGTATTGGGGAATAG
- a CDS encoding DDE-type integrase/transposase/recombinase: MTEFMVSSIGWVYLVIVLDWYTKKIVGWNLTLRSRAGEWEEALEMAVEKEFPDGVRGQGLKLISDNGSQPTATSFMRNMATLGIEQIFTSYDNPKGNADTREDDEDNKRGGNLA; the protein is encoded by the coding sequence ATGACGGAATTCATGGTATCTTCTATTGGATGGGTATATCTGGTAATAGTGCTTGACTGGTATACGAAGAAGATAGTGGGCTGGAATCTCACATTAAGGAGCAGGGCAGGAGAATGGGAGGAGGCACTGGAGATGGCAGTAGAGAAGGAATTTCCAGATGGTGTAAGAGGGCAAGGGCTAAAACTTATAAGTGACAATGGTTCGCAGCCGACAGCTACCTCATTTATGAGGAATATGGCAACACTCGGTATTGAGCAGATATTCACCAGTTATGATAATCCAAAGGGCAATGCAGATACCAGAGAGGATGATGAGGACAATAAAAGAGGAGGTAATCTGGCTTAA
- a CDS encoding integrase core domain-containing protein produces the protein MRTIKEEVIWLNEFGSFEEARERIGRWIEVDYNKLYVHSGLGYISPE, from the coding sequence ATGAGGACAATAAAAGAGGAGGTAATCTGGCTTAATGAGTTTGGGAGTTTTGAGGAGGCAAGGGAAAGGATAGGAAGATGGATAGAGGTTGATTATAACAAACTATACGTGCACAGTGGGCTGGGCTATATAAGTCCAGAATAA
- a CDS encoding WecB/TagA/CpsF family glycosyltransferase — protein MEVARTDSLFREAIEKADLVVPDGIGIVLASKILEGNIRRRITGYDIFYGVSKELNKKKSYFYFFLGSTEKALQKIRERMEKDFPNIRIIGTYSPPFKSEFSEEENRLILEMINKVKPDVLG, from the coding sequence TTGGAAGTTGCAAGAACTGATTCCCTATTCCGCGAAGCGATAGAGAAAGCTGATCTTGTAGTGCCTGATGGTATAGGTATTGTATTAGCATCTAAGATACTTGAAGGTAATATCCGTCGTCGTATTACTGGATATGACATTTTTTATGGTGTAAGCAAGGAATTGAACAAGAAAAAATCATATTTTTATTTTTTTCTTGGTTCTACAGAGAAGGCATTGCAAAAAATAAGAGAAAGGATGGAAAAGGATTTTCCCAATATAAGGATTATAGGAACTTATTCTCCTCCTTTTAAATCCGAGTTCAGTGAGGAAGAAAATCGTTTAATTTTAGAAATGATAAACAAAGTAAAACCAGATGTTTTAGGATGA
- a CDS encoding WecB/TagA/CpsF family glycosyltransferase — MTAPKQEKWIYKNKDKLDVKFLGPISAVFDFYAGIKKRPHPIFQKMGLEWFVRFLMEPYRLWRRNIVSNPKFLLRIIHQYFSQSEVRRKE, encoded by the coding sequence ATGACAGCTCCTAAGCAGGAAAAGTGGATTTATAAGAATAAAGACAAATTAGATGTAAAGTTTTTAGGACCAATCAGTGCTGTTTTTGATTTTTATGCAGGAATTAAAAAGAGACCACATCCTATTTTTCAAAAAATGGGATTAGAATGGTTTGTAAGATTTTTAATGGAACCTTACAGATTGTGGAGGAGGAATATAGTTTCTAATCCTAAATTTCTTTTAAGAATTATTCATCAATATTTTAGTCAAAGTGAGGTTCGGAGGAAAGAGTAA
- a CDS encoding acyl--CoA ligase: MQETMKNYYEEVKNFRLNVPEKFSFPLDVFDKWNDKTALIWTDGHELKKFSFRDLTILSSKLAGGFKKLGINKGDKVLILLPNKPEWWIAVLATMRINAVAIPGTTLLTAKDIEYRLKAADVKAVVSDSENAPKIEEAVNKYGKDVILINTENQSGWHKYEELLKSEAFLGEKTFSNDPAFIFFTSGTTGLPKMVLHTQVSYPLAHIITGKFWLDLKPDEIHWNISDTGWAKAAWSSFFGPWNMGTTVFTYYRKGKFSPSLIVETLKKYEINTLCGPPTAYRMIVKEIPLSELKFKTVRHFVAAGEPLNPEIINLWKEATGQYIYNGYGQTETVNTLAMFRFVPMKSGATGLPTPGFEIDIVDDEGKPLPPDTEGNIAIKINPQRPVGLFQEYIGDKLEMAAAFRGEWYFTRDRGYKDEEGYFWFVGREDDVIISAGYRIGPFEVESALIKHPAVKEAAVVASPDEVRGEVVKAFIVLAQDYEPSESLVKEIQEFVKKETAPYKYPRKIEFVEELPKTISGKIKRKELKLKEFGKLK, translated from the coding sequence ATGCAAGAAACTATGAAAAATTACTATGAAGAAGTCAAAAACTTTAGACTCAATGTTCCCGAGAAATTTTCTTTTCCTCTGGATGTTTTTGACAAATGGAATGACAAAACAGCATTAATCTGGACAGATGGACATGAATTAAAAAAATTCAGTTTCCGCGACTTAACCATACTTTCAAGCAAACTCGCTGGAGGATTCAAAAAATTAGGAATAAATAAAGGTGACAAAGTTTTAATACTACTTCCAAACAAACCTGAATGGTGGATAGCTGTTCTTGCAACTATGAGAATTAATGCTGTTGCCATACCTGGGACAACACTTCTTACAGCAAAAGATATTGAATACAGACTTAAAGCAGCTGATGTGAAAGCTGTTGTTTCAGACAGTGAAAATGCCCCAAAAATTGAAGAAGCTGTTAATAAATACGGTAAGGATGTGATTTTAATCAATACTGAAAATCAATCTGGATGGCATAAATATGAAGAACTGCTAAAAAGCGAAGCATTTCTGGGTGAGAAAACCTTTTCCAATGACCCAGCATTTATATTTTTTACATCAGGGACAACAGGGCTACCTAAGATGGTTCTTCATACTCAGGTGAGTTATCCTCTTGCTCATATAATAACTGGGAAATTCTGGCTTGATTTAAAGCCTGATGAAATTCATTGGAATATTTCTGACACAGGATGGGCAAAAGCTGCATGGTCAAGCTTTTTTGGACCATGGAATATGGGAACAACGGTTTTTACATATTATAGAAAAGGAAAGTTTTCACCTTCGTTGATTGTGGAAACATTAAAAAAATATGAAATAAATACTCTCTGTGGACCTCCTACTGCTTATAGAATGATTGTCAAAGAAATTCCTTTGAGTGAATTAAAATTTAAAACAGTAAGACACTTTGTTGCAGCAGGTGAGCCTCTAAATCCTGAAATAATTAACCTGTGGAAAGAAGCTACTGGACAATACATCTACAACGGATATGGGCAAACAGAAACAGTAAATACTCTTGCTATGTTCAGATTTGTTCCGATGAAGTCAGGAGCAACAGGACTTCCAACCCCTGGTTTTGAAATAGATATTGTTGACGATGAAGGAAAACCCCTTCCTCCTGATACAGAGGGAAACATTGCAATTAAAATAAATCCTCAAAGACCTGTCGGACTTTTTCAGGAATACATTGGCGACAAATTAGAGATGGCTGCTGCCTTCAGAGGCGAATGGTATTTTACCCGTGACAGAGGGTATAAAGATGAGGAAGGATATTTCTGGTTTGTTGGCAGAGAAGACGATGTCATAATAAGTGCTGGATATCGTATTGGTCCATTTGAAGTTGAAAGTGCTCTTATTAAGCATCCTGCTGTTAAGGAAGCTGCTGTGGTAGCAAGTCCTGATGAAGTTAGAGGAGAAGTTGTTAAAGCATTTATTGTTCTTGCCCAGGATTATGAGCCTTCTGAAAGTCTTGTTAAGGAAATTCAAGAATTTGTGAAAAAAGAGACAGCACC